Proteins encoded by one window of Primulina huaijiensis isolate GDHJ02 chromosome 1, ASM1229523v2, whole genome shotgun sequence:
- the LOC140987924 gene encoding pentatricopeptide repeat-containing protein At2g27610-like yields MVVPRCTVRNHRYLSNFLSPFQVFGCWHSSAVAFNPEISDDCEPLSLAHQHNAYNLFDEFTCKDIAYYNHFLFRYSRNGLNREAVNIYGVINRSGVLVDGCSLSCMLKVSASLGNCVFGKQIHCQCVKNGLFEDVSVGTAIVDMYIKSGNLDDGKKVFDDIRDRNVVTWTSLLTGYAQKGMVYKIVEVFGLMNLEGIEPNPCTFATIFGALANEGVVECGAQMHALVFKHGFDTNRVVENSLVNLYNKCGLFREAKHVFDGIEYRDAVSWNVMISGLFVNGLDLESLQMLYRMRLACVNFTESTFATAIKLCANLKELGFLRQIHSQVVKSGFEFHDYIRTALTVSYMKVSKVDDAFKIFSAEDVVQTVVSWTAIIGGYLQNGKAAQGINLFHQMRRQGVRPNHFTYSTILASLSTTTLFQVHAVIIKSNYENSPPVGTALLDAYVKIQKNSEAAKVFEQIEKKDVVAWSAMLAGYAQEEDIKGAVTIFLQLAKDGIRPNEFTFSSIVNACAMPTAAAQQGKQFHASSIKLCCNNAMIVSSALVTMYAKKGDIESANEVFKRQQERDLISWNSMISGYAQHGYGEKALKVFEEMQSRNLEMDEITFIGVISACTHAGLVHEGQIFFDMMVHNLQIPPTMEIYSCMVDLYGRAGMLDKAIALINRMLFPPSAIVWRTLLAACRVHRNLELGEFAAKKLISHQPQDSAAYVLLANLYAASGQWRDRAKVRKLMDDRQVKKETGFSWIEVKNKTYTFMAGDVSHPLSDHIYMKLEELSVRLTDAGYQPDTNYVLHDIEEEQKEAILSRHSERLAIAFGLISVPEGIPIQIIKNIRVCVDCHTVIKIISKMEGREIVVRDSNRFHHFKEGLCSCKDYW; encoded by the coding sequence ATGGTCGTTCCAAGATGTACTGTAAGAAACCACAGATATCTGTCCAATTTTTTGAGCCCATTTCAGGTCTTTGGGTGCTGGCATTCTTCTGCGGTTGCATTCAATCCTGAAATCAGTGATGATTGTGAGCCTCTAAGTTTAGCTCATCAGCATAACGCGTACAACCTGTTCGATGAATTTACGTGCAAGGATATCGCATATTACAACCATTTTCTGTTTAGATATTCTCGCAATGGTTTGAATCGAGAAGCCGTGAATATTTACGGTGTTATTAATCGCTCAGGTGTTTTAGTAGATGGATGTAGCCTTTCTTGTATGTTGAAAGTTTCTGCTAGCTTGGGCAATTGTGTTTTCGGTAAGCAAATACATTGTCAGTGTGTTAAAAATGGGCTTTTTGAGGATGTTAGCGTTGGAACTGCAATtgttgatatgtatattaagAGTGGGAATTTGGATGACGGGAAGAAAGTGTTCGATGATATCAGAGATAGAAATGTAGTTACTTGGACTTCATTACTAACAGGTTATGCACAGAAAGGAATGGTTTACAAGATCGTGGAAGTTTTTGGCTTAATGAATTTAGAGGGAATTGAGCCGAACCCTTGTACATTTGCAACTATATTTGGAGCTTTAGCGAATGAGGGGGTGGTAGAGTGTGGAGCTCAAATGCATGCTTTGGTTTTTAAGCATGGTTTTGATACAAACAGAGTTGTTGAAAACTCATTGGTCAATCTCTATAATAAATGTGGTTTATTTAGGGAGGCTAAACATGTGTTTGATGGTATTGAGTACAGAGATGCAGTTTCTTGGAATGTGATGATTTCAGGTCTTTTTGTGAATGGGCTTGATTTAGAATCTCTTCAGATGCTCTATAGGATGAGGCTTGCATGTGTAAATTTCACAGAATCGACTTTTGCCACAGCTATTAAGTTGTGTGCTAATCTCAAAGAACTGGGTTTTTTAAGACAGATCCATTCTCAAGTTGTCAAGAGTGGCTTTGAGTTTCATGATTATATTAGAACTGCTCTTACGGTTTCCTATATGAAAGTTAGTAAGGTGGATGATGCATTTAAGATATTCTCAGCTGAGGATGTAGTTCAAACTGTGGTTTCATGGACTGCAATTATTGGAGGATACTTGCAGAATGGTAAGGCGGCACAAGGGATAAATCTATTTCACCAAATGAGAAGACAAGGTGTTAGACCAAATCATTTCACTTATTCAACAATACTAGCATCTCTTTCCACTACAACTTTGTTTCAAGTTCATGCGGTTATTATCAAATCCAATTATGAAAACTCGCCTCCAGTTGGAACAGCTTTGCTTGATGCTTATGTTAAGATACAAAAGAACAGTGAAGCGGCAAAAGTGTTTGAACAAATAGAAAAGAAGGATGTTGTTGCTTGGTCTGCAATGTTAGCTGGATATGCACAAGAAGAGGATATCAAGGGAGCTGTAACAATTTTTCTCCAGTTAGCCAAGGATGGTATCAGGCCAAATGAGTTTACCTTCTCTAGCATAGTCAATGCATGTGCTATGCCCACAGCAGCAGCACAACAAGGTAAACAGTTTCATGCAAGCTCAATTAAACTTTGCTGTAATAATGCCATGATCGTCAGTAGTGCCCTGGTAACCATGTATGCAAAAAAGGGAGATATTGAGAGTGCTAACGAAGTCTTCAAGAGGCAGCAGGAAAGAGACTTAATCTCTTGGAACTCGATGATCTCAGGGTACGCACAACATGGTTATGGGGAAAAAGCATTAAAGGTATTTGAGGAAATGCAAAGTAGAAACTTGGAAATGGATGAAATTACGTTTATTGGTGTTATTTCTGCCTGTACTCATGCCGGACTAGTACATGAAGGTCAAATATTCTTTGACATGATGGTACATAATCTTCAAATCCCTCCAACAATGGAGATCTATTCGTGCATGGTTGACCTATATGGCCGAGCTGGGATGCTGGACAAAGCTATTGCTCTTATCAACAGAATGCTCTTTCCTCCCAGTGCAATTGTTTGGCGTACTCTCTTGGCTGCATGTAGAGTTCATCGAAACTTAGAGCTAGGTGAATTTGCCGCCAAAAAGCTCATCTCACATCAACCCCAGGATTCAGCCGCCTATGTCTTGCTCGCTAATTTATATGCTGCATCTGGTCAGTGGAGAGACAGGGCGAAAGTGAGGAAATTGATGGATGATAGACAAGTTAAAAAGGAAACAGGTTTTAGCTGGATTGAAGTGAAGAACAAGACCTACACATTCATGGCTGGTGATGTTTCACATCCTTTATCAGATCACATTTATATGAAGCTGGAAGAATTAAGTGTTCGTTTGACGGATGCTGGATATCAGCCAGACACAAACTATGTTCTCCATGATATTGAAGAGGAACAAAAAGAAGCCATCCTTTCTCGTCACAGTGAGAGACTGGCAATTGCATTTGGATTGATTTCTGTACCTGAAGGAATTCCCATACagatcataaaaaatattagagTCTGTGTTGACTGCCACACTGTTATCAAGATCATATCAAAAATGGAAGGAAGAGAAATTGTTGTTCGAGATTCAAATCGATTCCATCACTTTAAAGAAGGCTTATGCTCTTGTAAGGATTACTGGTAG
- the LOC140987898 gene encoding serine/threonine-protein kinase D6PK-like isoform X1: MSLTHGVSPISHEIVELTEIYDSDSRTSENVEKHNAGKGLKKYSIADDINKLFEAINIGSSLQDLGPHERRSRDTLHKSAMKRPMRVSPSRVVGIGITEPVSLKQALRGLCISQASEMAAVKKRIFRPSASPGQPLDDAKGNSVAISLVPEIRHESTIKISKAELEQNGKLDLPYSSTRTRFKNKLSDESLVMERGKHEVHQDKLQHFSLSSNFNEESKLIKPLDRGFGFSKQGSRSQVFVKKKTVNEKTLASKIRKADSILEKGCEELDRVRAESSGNANPVFGAISVDSNKNKNDSNPRIFRKRKIVVRKADEKSTSKDKGETSQSSKSSLGEYSSTTSHSEDSYISASSRSGYRPHMSRDMRLEAINLFQNQHGSLGLRHFKLLKKLGGGDIGIVYLSELIGTSCLFAVKIMDFDALASRKKILRAQTEKEILQILDHPFLPTLYAHFTTNKFSCLIMEHCPGGDLHVLRQKQPTKSYPEESARFYVAEVLLAMEYLHMLGVVYRDLKPENILIREDGHIMLSDFDLSLRCNVNPMLLESSSPIIEPPKKTPTPLSASSCIDPFCLHPNLQLSCFTPNFFSTVAKTRKLKSELTSQIIPLPQLVVEPTDARSNSFVGTHEYLAPEIIKGEGHGSAVDWWMFGILLYELLYGKTPFKGSSNADTISNVVSRCLKFPDYPTISTHARDLITRLLKKEPESRLGSVKGALEIKHHPFFEDLNWALVRCATPPEVPKLFDFGGSALDSKKIKCETEYEMF; this comes from the exons ATGTCTCTCACCCATGGTGTGTCGCCTATTAGCCATGAAATAGTAGAGCTGACAGAAATATACGATTCCGATTCTAGAACCAGTGAAAATGTTGAAAAACATAATGCAGGGAAGGGTTTAAAGAAGTATTCTATCGCGGATGACATCAACAAACTTTTTGAAGCTATAAATATTGGGAGTTCTCTTCAAGATTTAGGTCCACACGAGCGAAGATCTAGAGATACTTTGCACAAAAGTGCTATGAAAAGACCAATGAGAGTAAGCCCTTCTCGAGTTGTGGGTATTGGAATTACAGAACCGGTGAGTTTGAAACAGGCCCTGAGAGGATTATGCATCTCTCAAGCATCTGAGATGGCAGCAGTGAAGAAACGAATATTTAGACCATCAGCTTCGCCGGGCCAACCACTTGATGATGCAAAAGGGAATTCAGTGGCGATATCTTTAGTACCTGAAATTAGACACGAATCTACAATTAAGATTTCAAAAGCTGAATTGGAGCAGAACGGGAAATTGGATTTGCCATATTCATCGACCAGGACCAGATTTAAGAATAAACTCTCAGATGAGAGTTTGGTTATGGAGAGGGGAAAGCACGAGGTGCATCAAGACAAGCTACAGCATTTTTCTTTATCATCAAACTTCAATGAGGAAAGCAAGCTCATCAAACCTTTGGACCGAGGTTTTGGTTTTAGCAAACAAGGTTCAAGAAGCCAGGTCTTTGTCAAAAAGAAGACTGTGAATGAGAAAACTTTGGCCAGCAAGATTCGCAAGGCCGATTCTATCCTGGAAAAGGGGTGTGAAGAATTGGACAGAGTAAGAGCAGAATCAAGTGGTAATGCAAACCCGGTATTTGGTGCAATATCTGTGGACTCTAACAAAAACAAGAATGACTCGAATCCTCGTATCTTTCGGAAACGAAAGATTGTAGTGAGAAAAGCTGATGAAAAATCAACGTCAAAGGATAAAGGAGAGACTTCTCAAAGCTCCAAAAGTAGCCTTGGGGAATATAGCAGCACAACTAGTCATAGTGAAGACAGCTATATAAGTGCATCTAGTCGGAGTGGCTATCGACCTCACATGTCACGGGATATGAGATTGGAAGCCATAAACTTGTTTCAAAATCAGCACGGAAGCTTGGGATTGAGACACTTCAAGTTGCTGAAGAAGCTTGGAGGGGGCGACATTGGCATTGTATACCTTTCTGAGCTAATCGGTACAAGCTGCCTCTTTGCAGTGAAAATAATGGATTTTGATGCTTTGGCTAgcagaaaaaaaattttgagggCTCAAACAGAAAAGGAGATACTGCAGATTCTGGATCACCCGTTCCTTCCTACTCTTTATGCTCATTTTACTACCAATAAATTTTCGTGTTTGATTATGGAACATTGCCCTGGTGGTGATCTTCATGTTCTCCGTCAAAAACAGCCGACCAAGAGCTATCCCGAGGAATCCGCAAG GTTCTATGTTGCTGAAGTCCTTCTCGCAATGGAGTACCTTCACATGCTTGGAGTAGTGTACAGAGACTTGAAACCCGAAAATATTTTGATTCGAGAAGACGGCCATATCATGCTCTCTGATTTTGACTTGTCTCTCAGATGCAATGTTAATCCAATGCTACTCGAGTCATCTTCCCCAATAATTGAACCGCCAAAGAAAACACCGACTCCACTCTCAGCTTCCAGCTGCATCGACCCTTTTTGCCTCCACCCGAACTTGCAACTTTCTTGTTTTACTCCGAATTTTTTCTCAACAGTGGCCAAAACCCGAAAACTAAAATCCGAACTAACATCCCAGATCATTCCTCTTCCACAACTTGTAGTTGAGCCCACTGATGCGAGATCCAATTCCTTTGTAGGAACTCATGAGTACCTGGCTCCCGAAATTATCAAGGGGGAAGGTCATGGAAGTGCCGTGGATTGGTGGATGTTCGGAATCTTGCTCTACGAGCTATTATACGGTAAGACACCCTTCAAAGGATCAAGCAATGCGGATACTATATCAAATGTGGTGTCCCGATGCCTCAAGTTTCCCGACTATCCAACTATCAGTACTCATGCTCGAGATTTGATCACACGGTTATTGAAGAAGGAACCCGAAAGTCGGCTCGGCTCGGTAAAGGGTGCACTTGAGATTAAGCACCATCCATTCTTTGAGGACCTAAACTGGGCTTTGGTAAGATGTGCAACACCTCCAGAGGTGCCTAAGTTGTTTGATTTTGGAGGCTCAGCTCTTGACAGTAAGAAGATCAAGTGTGAGACAGAATATGAGATGTTTTAA
- the LOC140987918 gene encoding serine/threonine-protein kinase AGC1-5-like has protein sequence MEPWVDDISDDLQSMSFNSTTTATDIHRSTSSGSDWTSASAHFPPSTAVRLHSSSTAPSGDPCWDSVRRFPCLSLSDLRFLHRLGAGDIGSVYLAELKSPYTPPPPPALASSGSETTKPKSTALFAAKVMDKREIASRNKEGRARTEKEILEMLDHPFLPTLYSAIESPKWSCLLTEFCPGGDLHVLRQLQPCKRFPESAVRFYASEVVVALEYLHMMGIVYRDLKPENVLVRSDGHIMLTDFDLSLRCDDSTSTPAQIFSSQNPPNAPPSNEYTLDPPPFSSTSCILPSCIVPAASCFHLKRKRKKKSTRHMGPEFVAEPIDVRSMSFVGTHEYLAPEIVSGEGHGSAVDWWTLGIFIFELFYGVTPFRGMDHEITLANIIARALEFPKEVAIPAAAKDLISQLLVKDPVRRTGSTMGASAIKHHPFFQGVNWALLRCTSPPFVPPPFSKDFLSDECCPEPPVDYY, from the exons ATGGAGCCATGGGTGGACGACATCTCCGACGACCTCCAGAGCATGAGCTTCAactccaccaccaccgccacCGATATCCATCGCTCCACCAGCTCCGGCTCCGACTGGACCTCCGCCTCTGCCCATTTCCCTCCCTCCACCGCCGTCAGACTCCATTCATCCTCCACGGCACCTTCCGGGGACCCCTGCTGGGACTCCGTCCGCCGCTTCCCGTGTCTCTCACTCTCCGACCTCCGATTCCTCCATCGCCTCGGCGCGGGAGATATCGGCTCGGTGTACTTAGCCGAGCTGAAGTCTCCATATactccgccgccgccgccggcGCTGGCATCATCCGGGTCGGAGACTACTAAACCCAAATCCACGGCACTCTTCGCGGCGAAAGTGATGGACAAGAGGGAGATTGCGAGCCGTAATAAGGAGGGCCGAGCGAGGACGGAGAAGGAAATCCTCGAAATGTTGGACCATCCATTTCTGCCGACGCTCTACTCCGCCATCGAGTCTCCGAAATGGTCGTGCCTGCTGACGGAATTCTGCCCCGGCGGAGATCTCCACGTCCTGCGCCAGCTCCAGCCGTGCAAACGCTTCCCCGAATCCGCCGTAAG GTTTTATGCATCTGAGGTTGTGGTTGCTCTAGAGTACCTTCACATGATGGGGATCGTATATCGCGATCTTAAGCCGGAAAATGTGTTAGTTCGATCGGATGGCCATATAATGCTCACCGATTTCGACCTTTCGCTTAGATGTGACGACTCGACGTCCACCCCTGCTCAAATATTTTCCAGCCAAAATCCGCCCAATGCCCCACCGTCGAATGAGTACACCCTCGACCCGCCTCCCTTCAGCTCGACCTCCTGCATTCTTCCCAGTTGTATAGTCCCCGCTGCATCATGCTTCCATCTTAAGCGCAAGCGCAAGAAGAAGAGTACCCGCCACATGGGTCCCGAGTTCGTGGCTGAGCCCATTGATGTTCGCTCGATGTCTTTTGTCGGGACGCACGAGTACCTGGCACCGGAGATAGTTTCGGGAGAAGGGCATGGTAGTGCAGTGGACTGGTGGACGCTAGGGATATTCATATTCGAGTTGTTTTACGGTGTGACGCCTTTCCGTGGGATGGACCACGAGATAACACTGGCTAATATCATCGCTCGAGCGCTCGAGTTCCCGAAAGAGGTGGCGATTCCAGCCGCGGCCAAGGACTTGATATCGCAATTGCTCGTAAAGGATCCGGTGCGACGAACGGGATCAACCATGGGTGCATCAGCCATCAAACACCACCCATTTTTCCAAGGAGTGAATTGGGCATTGTTGAGATGCACAAGTCCACCTTTTGTTCCTCCTCCATTTAGCAAAGATTTTCTATCTGATGAATGTTGCCCTGAACCTCCTGTGGACTATTACTAG
- the LOC140988016 gene encoding protein SUPPRESSOR OF K(+) TRANSPORT GROWTH DEFECT 1-like isoform X2, whose product MYSNFKEQAIEYVRQAVAEDNAGNYAKAFPLYMNALEYFKTHLKYEKNPKIKEAITQKFTEYLRRAEEIRAVLDEGGSGPMSNGDSAVATRPKTKKDGNDGEDADKEKLRAGLSSAIIREKPNVKWNDVAGLESAKQALQEAVILPVKFPQFFTGKRRPWRAFLLYGPPGTGKSYLAKAVATEADSTFFRFNMLPFISHF is encoded by the exons ATGTATAGCAATTTCAAAGAACAAGCAATCGAGTATGTGCGGCAGGCAGTGGCGGAAGACAATGCCGGAAACTATGCCAAAGCCTTCCCTTTGTATATGAACGCTTTAGAGTATTTCAAAACCCATCTGAAGTACGAGAAGAATCCTAAAATCAAGGAAGCCATCACGCAGAAGTTTACGGAGTACTTGCGGCGGGCCGAGGAGATACGGGCCGTGCTCGACGAGGGCGGGTCGGGCCCGATGTCGAACGGTGATTCTGCTGTGGCGACCCGGCCGAAGACCAAGAAAGATGGGAATGATGGGGAGGATGCGGATAAGGAGAAGCTGCGAGCTGGGTTGAGTTCTGCTATTATTAGGGAGAAGCCGAATGTTAAGTGGAATGATGTTGCGGGATTGGAGAGCGCGAAGCAGGCTTTGCAGGAGGCTGTGATTCTTCCTGTGAAGTTCCCACAATTCTTTACCG GCAAGAGGCGCCCATGGAGGGCTTTTCTTTTATATGGTCCACCTGGAACAGGAAAGTCATACTTGGCCAAGGCTGTTGCAACTGAAGCTGATTCAACCTTTTTCAG ATTTAATATGCTACCTTTCATatctcatttttaa
- the LOC140987898 gene encoding serine/threonine-protein kinase D6PK-like isoform X2: MSLTHGVSPISHEIVELTEIYDSDSRTSENVEKHNAGKGLKKYSIADDINKLFEAINIGSSLQDLGPHERRSRDTLHKSAMKRPMRVSPSRVVGIGITEPVSLKQALRGLCISQASEMAAVKKRIFRPSASPGQPLDDAKGNSVAISLKTVNEKTLASKIRKADSILEKGCEELDRVRAESSGNANPVFGAISVDSNKNKNDSNPRIFRKRKIVVRKADEKSTSKDKGETSQSSKSSLGEYSSTTSHSEDSYISASSRSGYRPHMSRDMRLEAINLFQNQHGSLGLRHFKLLKKLGGGDIGIVYLSELIGTSCLFAVKIMDFDALASRKKILRAQTEKEILQILDHPFLPTLYAHFTTNKFSCLIMEHCPGGDLHVLRQKQPTKSYPEESARFYVAEVLLAMEYLHMLGVVYRDLKPENILIREDGHIMLSDFDLSLRCNVNPMLLESSSPIIEPPKKTPTPLSASSCIDPFCLHPNLQLSCFTPNFFSTVAKTRKLKSELTSQIIPLPQLVVEPTDARSNSFVGTHEYLAPEIIKGEGHGSAVDWWMFGILLYELLYGKTPFKGSSNADTISNVVSRCLKFPDYPTISTHARDLITRLLKKEPESRLGSVKGALEIKHHPFFEDLNWALVRCATPPEVPKLFDFGGSALDSKKIKCETEYEMF, from the exons ATGTCTCTCACCCATGGTGTGTCGCCTATTAGCCATGAAATAGTAGAGCTGACAGAAATATACGATTCCGATTCTAGAACCAGTGAAAATGTTGAAAAACATAATGCAGGGAAGGGTTTAAAGAAGTATTCTATCGCGGATGACATCAACAAACTTTTTGAAGCTATAAATATTGGGAGTTCTCTTCAAGATTTAGGTCCACACGAGCGAAGATCTAGAGATACTTTGCACAAAAGTGCTATGAAAAGACCAATGAGAGTAAGCCCTTCTCGAGTTGTGGGTATTGGAATTACAGAACCGGTGAGTTTGAAACAGGCCCTGAGAGGATTATGCATCTCTCAAGCATCTGAGATGGCAGCAGTGAAGAAACGAATATTTAGACCATCAGCTTCGCCGGGCCAACCACTTGATGATGCAAAAGGGAATTCAGTGGCGATATCTTTA AAGACTGTGAATGAGAAAACTTTGGCCAGCAAGATTCGCAAGGCCGATTCTATCCTGGAAAAGGGGTGTGAAGAATTGGACAGAGTAAGAGCAGAATCAAGTGGTAATGCAAACCCGGTATTTGGTGCAATATCTGTGGACTCTAACAAAAACAAGAATGACTCGAATCCTCGTATCTTTCGGAAACGAAAGATTGTAGTGAGAAAAGCTGATGAAAAATCAACGTCAAAGGATAAAGGAGAGACTTCTCAAAGCTCCAAAAGTAGCCTTGGGGAATATAGCAGCACAACTAGTCATAGTGAAGACAGCTATATAAGTGCATCTAGTCGGAGTGGCTATCGACCTCACATGTCACGGGATATGAGATTGGAAGCCATAAACTTGTTTCAAAATCAGCACGGAAGCTTGGGATTGAGACACTTCAAGTTGCTGAAGAAGCTTGGAGGGGGCGACATTGGCATTGTATACCTTTCTGAGCTAATCGGTACAAGCTGCCTCTTTGCAGTGAAAATAATGGATTTTGATGCTTTGGCTAgcagaaaaaaaattttgagggCTCAAACAGAAAAGGAGATACTGCAGATTCTGGATCACCCGTTCCTTCCTACTCTTTATGCTCATTTTACTACCAATAAATTTTCGTGTTTGATTATGGAACATTGCCCTGGTGGTGATCTTCATGTTCTCCGTCAAAAACAGCCGACCAAGAGCTATCCCGAGGAATCCGCAAG GTTCTATGTTGCTGAAGTCCTTCTCGCAATGGAGTACCTTCACATGCTTGGAGTAGTGTACAGAGACTTGAAACCCGAAAATATTTTGATTCGAGAAGACGGCCATATCATGCTCTCTGATTTTGACTTGTCTCTCAGATGCAATGTTAATCCAATGCTACTCGAGTCATCTTCCCCAATAATTGAACCGCCAAAGAAAACACCGACTCCACTCTCAGCTTCCAGCTGCATCGACCCTTTTTGCCTCCACCCGAACTTGCAACTTTCTTGTTTTACTCCGAATTTTTTCTCAACAGTGGCCAAAACCCGAAAACTAAAATCCGAACTAACATCCCAGATCATTCCTCTTCCACAACTTGTAGTTGAGCCCACTGATGCGAGATCCAATTCCTTTGTAGGAACTCATGAGTACCTGGCTCCCGAAATTATCAAGGGGGAAGGTCATGGAAGTGCCGTGGATTGGTGGATGTTCGGAATCTTGCTCTACGAGCTATTATACGGTAAGACACCCTTCAAAGGATCAAGCAATGCGGATACTATATCAAATGTGGTGTCCCGATGCCTCAAGTTTCCCGACTATCCAACTATCAGTACTCATGCTCGAGATTTGATCACACGGTTATTGAAGAAGGAACCCGAAAGTCGGCTCGGCTCGGTAAAGGGTGCACTTGAGATTAAGCACCATCCATTCTTTGAGGACCTAAACTGGGCTTTGGTAAGATGTGCAACACCTCCAGAGGTGCCTAAGTTGTTTGATTTTGGAGGCTCAGCTCTTGACAGTAAGAAGATCAAGTGTGAGACAGAATATGAGATGTTTTAA
- the LOC140988016 gene encoding protein SUPPRESSOR OF K(+) TRANSPORT GROWTH DEFECT 1-like isoform X1, which produces MYSNFKEQAIEYVRQAVAEDNAGNYAKAFPLYMNALEYFKTHLKYEKNPKIKEAITQKFTEYLRRAEEIRAVLDEGGSGPMSNGDSAVATRPKTKKDGNDGEDADKEKLRAGLSSAIIREKPNVKWNDVAGLESAKQALQEAVILPVKFPQFFTGKRRPWRAFLLYGPPGTGKSYLAKAVATEADSTFFSVSSSDLVSKWMGESEKLVSNLFQMARESAPSIIFVDEIDSLCGQRGEGNESEASRRIKTELLVQMQGVGHNDDKVLVLAATNTPYALDQAVRRRFDKRIYIPLPDLKARQHMFKVHLGDTPHNLTESDFEVLARKTEGFSGSDISVCVKDVLFEPVRKTQDAMFFIKASNGTWMPCGPKQPGAVQISMQELAAQGLAAKIIPPPISKTDFDKVLARQRPTVSKSDLEVHERFTKEFGEEG; this is translated from the exons ATGTATAGCAATTTCAAAGAACAAGCAATCGAGTATGTGCGGCAGGCAGTGGCGGAAGACAATGCCGGAAACTATGCCAAAGCCTTCCCTTTGTATATGAACGCTTTAGAGTATTTCAAAACCCATCTGAAGTACGAGAAGAATCCTAAAATCAAGGAAGCCATCACGCAGAAGTTTACGGAGTACTTGCGGCGGGCCGAGGAGATACGGGCCGTGCTCGACGAGGGCGGGTCGGGCCCGATGTCGAACGGTGATTCTGCTGTGGCGACCCGGCCGAAGACCAAGAAAGATGGGAATGATGGGGAGGATGCGGATAAGGAGAAGCTGCGAGCTGGGTTGAGTTCTGCTATTATTAGGGAGAAGCCGAATGTTAAGTGGAATGATGTTGCGGGATTGGAGAGCGCGAAGCAGGCTTTGCAGGAGGCTGTGATTCTTCCTGTGAAGTTCCCACAATTCTTTACCG GCAAGAGGCGCCCATGGAGGGCTTTTCTTTTATATGGTCCACCTGGAACAGGAAAGTCATACTTGGCCAAGGCTGTTGCAACTGAAGCTGATTCAACCTTTTTCAG CGTTTCTTCTTCAGACTTGGTTTCGAAGTGGATGGGTGAAAGTGAGAAACTTGTCTCCAATCTTTTCCAAATGGCTCGTGAAAGTGCTCCCTCTATCATATTTGTTGATGAAATAGATTCCTTGTGTGGCCAACGTGGAGAAGGAAATGAGAGTGAAGCTTCAAGACGTATTAAAACAGAATTGTTGGTGCAGATGCAG GGTGTAGGCCACAATGATGATAAAGTTCTTGTTCTTGCTGCCACAAATACTCCTTATGCTCTTGATCAG GCTGTTAGGCGACGATTTGATAAGCGCATATATATACCACTCCCAGATCTGAAGGCACGACAACACATGTTCAAA GTGCATTTAGGAGATACTCCTCATAACTTGACTGAAAGTGACTTTGAAGTCCTAGCTCGTAAAACTGAAGGCTTCTCTGGTTCGGATATTTCTGTTTGT gTTAAGGATGTTTTATTTGAGCCTGTACGTAAAACACAAGATGCCATGTTCTTCATTAAAGCTTCTAATGGTACATGGATGCCATGTGGACCCAAGCAACCAGGCGCTGTACAGATATCCATGCAGGAGCTTGCTGCACAAGGACTTGCTGCAAAG ATCATCCCTCCTCCCATTTCGAAAACAGACTTTGACAAGGTTCTGGCGAGACAGAGACCAACAGTTAGTAAATCTGATCTCGAAGTGCATGAACGATTCACAAAGGAGTTTGGTGAAGAAGGTTGA